ttgaattttatGGCGAAAAGGTGCGTGAGGGAACggaaattaaataattttgtAGGTTGTGGGTCAAGACAAAGTCACATAGAGATAAGGGTTACGAAACCTAATTAAACAGAATCTTTAGGGAGTGAAGGGTGTATTTAAAATGATGGTAATCATTTGCCCTTTACTTATGCACTGAGAGCGCACATCTTGACATTGCTTCACTTGTGGACTTGTGTCGCTTTGCGTTAAGTGGCCTTACCAAACTCAGCTGAGAATCTCAATGTTTGAATGCTCTGCATCATGCCCTTGAGCTTCGTGtgtttgattttgaaaaaggcgATAAATGATTGTTATTCATCGCATTTTTTTCTTATGTGTTTTCTAAAGTTTCCATCTATGACAATTTCTAAGCATGTTCGAGCACCAActtatttttctatttcatttgCACTCGGTAGGCAAAGATAAGCCAACTCCCAATTGGATCAAGATCAACCAGATTCCAGTCTGTTTCCATGCACGCGGACACAAACCAGGGACATTTTACTACACTGGCGATGGACGTTTAGTTGGCGCAATGAAGCTGGTATACATTGACGGTTCCGTGGGGTGTGAAGCCAACCCCTTATACAGAAGCCGGTGGGGATGCTACCATCACCCGGATAACTTTAAACATCCCCTCAATGTTGTAGTCACTGATTCCGACAACCATGTCGTGTACCCCTCGGAAAAATTCTTCAGGAATACTGGGTTGTGGTACTCCCTTCCATTCACTGACGCTAAATATTCCAAACAACTAGTGTTCACAGACTACGCTAACCCGTTTTATCTTGAGAAATACTCACCAATAAGGATATGGTACGGCGAAGACTTGATGCAATATAATAACGGCGATAACATAGGAAGGGTTTGTGTTGACGTTTGGGCACATCTGATGTGAGTAAATGGACATGAGTAAACTGAAtggaaataaagaaattaatgaaTTTCTCTTTCCACTAAAATCTGCCTTACACAGCGGCTTTTCTTAGCGAGTGATCCATCTTTGTAGGAGCCTCGTCACGGCCCATCCTCGGTATAAAAGCCTGTCAAACTTGCGGATGATGTcacaataaagaaaataatagaaGCGAGAGAGCATTAAACAATGACCAAACCCCAGCACGACCtaactaaacaaagaaaaatatcacagggCCTTACACCAAGATAAGCCCCTCTTTACATTATTGCCCACTTGCAATGCGTTCTAAAGGACATTCCACCTCCAATTTTTGTTGTTAGATATACGATATTTCTTGTCTATTTTCTAGAGGAATCGTGCTTTCCATTTTTACCAACAGGCCGACGTAAtccgcagaacaaaacaaagttgACAAAGTTGCGTAAAAATGAAATCTAGTCTTTGAATAAAGTTCAAAATGCATACAGCACTATGATCCTATTTCTTTTTTGACTGCACATGCATTCACAACTTTCAAGTTGGCATCTTACACACATAGTACGAGTTTCAGCGAATGAAGTCCATCGTGCGGATGGATGGAAATGCTAATGCGCACGCCATGTAGCCGGTAGAAGACTGGGTGATAGCAGATTTAGAGATTTCAATCGGCTCCTGCGCGAGCCGCCCGAGAACGAACAATATTAGAGATTTTAAAGTGTCCCTAATATAGAAGAATACAAAGCATGAGTGAGATAATTTGAAGCTCAATGCACTCTCGTTGATCTCCTTGGTTCTGTCTCCTTCACAATCTGAAAGTGTCACTGAATTCACTCAACTGAGGAGTGAATCCTCTTAAAGGGCTTAAAGCGATTCTTGACGGTTGTTCTTCATCCTCTTTTCTTTGATGCGAGAATTCACAATTCACCACTGACAAGGTTGACTCTTTTTCTTTACGGCATATCACAGATcttttactttcattacttttcTTTGGATAGGGATATTTCTGTTTATTTTGTTCCACTCTCTTTGCCCAAGAATTTGTCCCGGAGGTCCTCCTATAACCGATGCACTTTTTatctttctcttttcctttaCTGCGGTTTCCAGTAGCAAAAGAATGATGGGAAAGATAGAGCTTTGGTAAGGAAGACTGTTCACTATCACGTATTTTTGGTTCTTCAGTTTCAGTAGACGCTGTTTGATTTTTATGGGATAAAACTTTATATTTGTTATCCGATTCCTTTTCCAAAAGATCTCGTTCATGTAGTCGACTTTTAAGGCGGACCAACTGATCGGAGTCTTCTTCATTTACCTGCTGTTTGAATGTCTTGTGATTTGTCCGCCGGTGGTTCTTCAAGCACATTTTGTTGTCCTTTTTCAAAACTGGTAATGTATGCCCTGAGAACTTGCCCTCCACTATTAgaccatttttcaaatgaaGACTAGGCCGCATTATCTTCGGTAGAAACTGGACAAAATTCTTCGAATTCGATGCAATGTTCGAACTGATCAGTAATACCCCAGTGAGCCAGTTGCGGTCTGCATCATTAACGCAACGCGCAGCACCAGCAGAAGATAAAATGGCCTGTTCTGTTCGCAAATCCTGAACTCCACATTCGTTTTTGTCTTGACCTGATTGTGTTCGCAGGCCATCTGCTTCTTGTTGTTTGGCATTGTACTCTATTAACCAATTCATTAGACAAGCAATGTTTCTCTCTCTTTCGGTATCCTGAGTGTCGAACACGGTAGTTTTTTTACTGCTTTTCAATTTGTCGTTTTCCCAAGGTCTTAAATTGACTATTTTTGGCCTTATGTGTTTGTCCAAATTTTCACTGGTCTCTACAGTTATTCTTGGAAGGTTCTCATGTTTAGTTCCCGACGTCATggtatagaaatttgaattCGCTGAGTCCCGTCTCTTCGAGTCTGACCCTTCCGCAATGCAATCCGTAGACTCGCTAACACAATCTTGAAAAACTATGGTAGGTAAATGCTCTTCTTTTTCACGCAGGTTATAACTCTTTTTAAATCCCATAAAACTACTCGCTCTTCTTGCCGGAGCTGCAAAAGTTCTATTAACAGTGTTAATCGTTGAGTGCTCTAAAGCTCTGGCGAAAGACTTTTTCATCGGGCAGGGATGAAGGACTGGACGATGAATGGTCGCCTTTCCTATTGTTAATACCATGCGGGATTCACTCCTGTTCAGgaatcttttttcctttcctttggtACTGTGCATCATGTGCGACATCGACTTTCTTTTATCACGTTTGTGTATCTCAGTTTGGAAACTGAAAACGTTATGCCTCCTATGCCCATCTACCGATCTCATCCATCTCAACTTTTATGACTTCGTTTCCTTTTGAAGGTAACTGCATTTCGTTTACCAGGTCAAAACTACACTGCCATTGTAAACAAGAGATGCAGTTGCTTTCTTCGTCTTCAAGAATGGCCCGTTTATAGTTTCTTAGCGACGACGCGAAAATAGAACATACCTGATGAATAAACCTATTGTTGCCCATAAATCTCCTTCAAACTCACTCTATTCAGTTCAGCAAACTGTcccttgagaaaaaaaattaaagcattAAACAATTATCAGTTTTAATGACTGCaatttctttaagcgggtcttGCATCAATTATCAGTTTCTAACGCATATTATCCTCGTACTTCTCTCCTTCAGTAATATCCTTGTCGTAAAAAATTCTGGAAAAGTTACTCAGACCCCAGACCAAGCGATATTATTGAAGGCTGCTCCTTTCCCACCGGATACTGATCAATTACATGGTCCTGTTTAGTTTGAGATTTCATTCAGGCCTTTTTGCAAATGAAAGGACAGGAATCACAACAGTAACCCTCTTGCGAAATTGCTGCGATGTGTTTGCAAACTTTTTTAGCCATTGTGCATCCTACCATGATACTATATGGCTGTGTGCTTGCCACATGGAAGATGATATGACTATTTGGCTCAATTGTCATAATTTTGTTGATATAATTGTATAACTGCGAAGGAAAGTGAACTGACCTATATAGGGGCGAAGGACCTGCATGCAGGTAAGCGAACTTCCGACATTAATGTTGAACTCGAGCAACGACCGGGTATTAATCCAAAGGCTCAACTCAATCACTAAATGACACTCTGAAGAAcgccataaatttgcatattcagtGCTCAAACTCAATTATTTCTGTGTGTTATGCATGCGTCACACGTGCGTGTTCCATTTTGGTCCGCTTTCTCAGTTTCCGCGCATTGAGCAAATTCGAAGTCCGAAAGAGGATATCTGCATTAGATTGACAGAAAAACGTAACGGTTACCGTTCTTCATCTCAGTACTTAAACTACGGCTAGTCTCGATTTAAAACAATGATTGTACTTCATTTTCGCACAAGTTATCACCAGAACGGATTTCAGAGAGTGCCTTACTCTAAGATGAAGGGAGGTTAATTCCGATAAGTCAATTCAGGACTTCTCAAAAGTTATTAGTCATCGTTTACACATACAGCTCTTTTTCGTAACGCCAGCGTGCTTTGTTGAGACTTCATAGGCTTTTTTGTGCAAATTACAAACTTATCGTAAAAACATAACTATGGAACATAGGAAGCCTCAAAAAACGCAACTAATCATTAAGTTCATGGCCCCACAGGAACAGATATTTCCTCAAGAACATTAAGATTATAAGTGGCATAGTAACCTCTTATCCTTACATGCAACCAGAAAAATAAATTGACCAGCCATTCGATGAAGTTGCTTGGTGAGTGTGATCATTTCAATCGGCGATACTCTTAGTTTGGGCAATACGCATGCGCAAATGTCGGTTATTTTCTACAAATACGCACTATCAATAtataaaatgggaaaattccAGGATCCAGCAAGCAACCTTTGGCAATAATCCCTGATACATTTTGGATCATTCCAGTGCTCAAATCGGTTTGCTTCTTtaagagcgcatgcgtaataAGAAATGTAAGTACCATATGGAAGAAATACCTGGAAAACTTTTGTATACATATAGAACTTGACACTATCATGTCATGAGAACGGAGCtgggtggatgaaagggatatgtctcatatggtctaggagCCGATATTTCTCTCCAaccctgcctgatcgggggccaacaggtatctgaagtctagctcacagtataagcgatccgtgGGCCGAAacctcggggatactcgtcatggtacgccgctctagctcCACGTCtggaggtactacttactggttcaagttttctgttttcttctgtCCCCAGTATTTCATTTGCGCATGAGTATGATTTCGAACTAGAGTGCGTACCACAATCACGAAAAACATGTgataaaatgaaagaataaatcGGCTCGCTCGATTCCAAGTTATACATGGCTTTAATGCTTTGAGTAGGAAATTGAGGTAACTTCCGACTAGAGAAAAAGGGCAAGAAGTTACCAGTGGGTTTAGGAAAGAAATCAGCTTTTTCAGCACGATTTACGATACAATGTGAAGTTGAGAGTAAGGTAAGTGAGAACGCTCAGTGGTAAACAGCAAGCGAATTGCAGCAGAGAAACGTACATGGCTGATTTGACAACTCATTGAGAACCATTTTGACTTCTCGTTTTGTGTCGACATTAGACTACAGCATCCTCTTTTAGGCATTAACCAAAGCCTTTATTTTACCATACGTGTACAGTATGCATTTTTCCCGTTGTCTGCATTTTAGGTCTGTTGTGTCcggggacccgtttctcgaaagtcccgaaaagccattcctaaaactCCAACctccttattctgtaaagctgttttttttcatatattgtaaagggaataaaaataaaaatatctgcaaagtttcgtgcctcgagacgccttcgttttgaagatacaaagagtattatggcacccgaaatgcgcccgaaaagtttcgggactttcgagaaacaggccccggGTCAGCGCAAGTTACTGCGTCGCATGCAGAAGTCTGGACACTAGCTGTGTTACCATGACTACGTTTACTAACGGGACGAAGTAGAAGCCATTTTGGATTTTAGTTTTCCTGTTTCCACATTTAGCAAAAGTATGGCTTCTAAAGGGAATACCGAAACGAATTACGTCCATCAAAATGCCATTTTGTGCGAAACGATAAAGAAGGAACAGCGGAATCATCAGTTGTATACAAATTACAGCATTAACCCTTTCAAGAAAAGTAAGCTCTAAGATCAACAAGGAAGGAATGTGCTGATCAGAAAAGTTCTGTATCTTTCAATAACtggatgttttctttttcgtagTGTACACTCTAACGGGCAAGCCGAATTCATTGCATGATTCTGCTGATGGAGAGGAAGATGGTAAGCTTAAGATTTAAGAGTTTCAGAGACAATCTTCCACTTGGATGTTTTGTTCATGTGTTAGATTCAAGTAATGTTTATGTCCATAGCATATTTCAATAACCCTTCTCTCTCAGCCGTTTTGATGACTAACGATGATCGAACGTTAAAGGAAATGGAGAATGAATAAGTCATGTTTAGACCAACAACAATCTGTATTTACTATTCTGTTAATATCTTTTGTGTGCATACTTAATTACTGAGCTCTTGACTACATTTTTGATCCCTTTGGGAactaagggtgcgttcgattgatgCCATTTGGAATAAGAGTAAAGGGAATAACCtccatatttttatttggatGTAAAGTTAGGAAGATATATCTACAAAATTTTGACTGGAAATAATGCTGGAATTCAATACGTTCTGAGTCTTATTCTGGAATAAGGTCTAACGAATGCGCCCCCAAGTCTGCTCTGATAAGGTATTAGGATAATTCAGAGTGCCAAGTCCTGAGTGCTGTAAATGAAAGTAAACAGCAACAAGTGAAGTCAAGAGATGATTTTTGGCAAGTACATAAAGAAAGACATCTTGTAGCatgaaagaaaaccaaaaaaaccatTTATCTTTACACTGTATGGTGTTATACGGCTTGTTCAAGGGAAAACACTAGTTCCCATTTGATCAACGAAGTTAAGTCCTGTTTAGCACGGTTGATATCCAGATGGGCAACCATCCTGGTGGCCCTGTGCTGTATGccttgggaagtcaggttgGCATTGTATTCTACATTTTTGCCTCCCACCTCTGCAATCGTATGTGGGCTGAGATTCAGTTGATCTCGACCTGACTTGAGGGTTTTTCTCcagctactccagttttcctcCCTCGccaaaattgactcccagtcaAAAACATCTGCCCTGGGTGCTGTGCTGCAGGACCATGCATGACCTTTTGGCAGCAGCCTGAGGCACCTTTAATTTGCATTTGGCTGATCCCATCTGAGCTGTGCCCTTCACAATTCAGCCCTcagggctgcaagtaagggtgattaacAGGACACCATTACTGTTACCATTACTATTACCAGCGTTGACTCTGGGATTCAACCTGAAGGACTTTGTTGGCTGGCGAGTGTTCTTAGCacagaaaaaatgaaagtttACATGTGGCTAGCACTAACATTTTTCTGTTATTACATTATCTTTAGACACTTTCTTAGAAGTAATCAAGAAGTCAAATGAAACACCTGTCAAAAAGTTTCAGTTCCCTCAAACATCATCACAGGAAATAGGGTGGAATACAAAACCCCTTGTGAGTTGACAGTcaagaattattattgaggATTAATCTAGTATATTTTCAGCAGTTTCTTTTAATTAGTGCACACATTATCCAAGAGTAAGGAACTTTCAAGAGACAATATTTGGCAAGGACCTAGTCTTGGTGCTGCTTTAGAGTAGCACACAGTCTTTATGCTAGCATAATATTCAAATCCCAGATTCCAACTTTCTTTTTTCGatgtttcatttctttgacCTTTTGGTTAATTGTTACCATAGCTCTGGCTCAGTTTGATTAAATACATGAAAATGTAAGCTCTTTTGTAAAACTTGTTATTCCTTACAATGTgacaaaaagaggaaaaggcAGAAACAAGCCAAAAATCATTATTGTCCTTAATACCCCAAGTGACACCTCCTTTACACATTTATTTACAGATTGATAGGTTGTGGAAGGATCGTCTGGAACACCCTATTGTGAACGCTGAAATTACAAAGTTCATGGATAAAACTTGGATGGTAAAAGAACAAACAGAGATAAATCAGAGTTGATAGATTTTTATCTGCACCCAATATTAATGAATTCCttccaatttctgtttttttttttaccacattTCCTCCTTAGCTGTCTAAAAAAGTAATTGATGTACAGATAATGTTAAAGCATGGAAAGAAAACAGTTGGTAGTTTTTTTATTGCATGCTCATCAAATTgagtgagaaagaaaaaaggctGTCCAGAAAGAAGTATGcatttttgtaaaattattcAGGTTTTTGCTTTCACCTCTCTTTCTTGTTTGTTATTTGCTAGAGTATGGGTAAAAAGTGGGAACAAATAGAGggagaaaattttgaaagcctACAGTTAAGTATTTATTCTTAAGCCTCAATTCCATGTCCTATATCAAGAAAAATGCACAGTAAGCAAGTTTTCATCACGTCAAgcattgtaaataattttgtcagGCATTAAAAttgtacattaattttggtgtttcatcttttattttggtatttttattACTTCCATACTATATTGAATTTCCTGAAGAGGAATATTACAGCTTATTGATGAAACATCCATGCCTTTTATCATCGGGAGTCAATCCAGAGTTACTGATCATGGACTGAAACTCTTACATCTCACATAGACACAGAAGTGGCTGAATCATAATCAGAAGTGTGGACAAAGTCACTGAGTGTTTTCCCATGGGACTGTGCATGAGTAACAGTGGAGCTGTGCACCAATCATGGGTGGGGACCAAGTTGCAGGATTGTTTATCCCACTTggttgaaaataaaacaaacgaGAAATAAGCCAATAAGCTACAAAACATAACATTTTACGGGAATTGAACTTTTGGGGTATACTTCGTGCCAATGTGCCATATAGCCTACCATACAGTCGCCCACACATTAACACATATGAACACCTTTTACCAAATGTCCTTCCAAGTGATCAACTTTGATCAGTTATCCTACCACCGATCAATTATAGCTGCTACATATCAACTATCCCAATCACtaatcagcagtccctaacaataattattattacccatctctaccactgatcagcagtccatAGCAAATAACAGCAGCCCCTGTgaatgatcagcagtccctaccactgatcagcagtccatAGAACTGATCAGCTGTCCCTTACAATGATCAACTGTCCATAGCACTCATTAGCTATCACAATGACAGTTGATCAATGCAGGGGACAGGTGATCATTGTATGGGACagctgatcagtggtagggacagttTATCCTCATTAGGGACTGCTTATCAGTTGTAGGGATTATACCGGGTTATTTGCTGACTgctcaaagatcaatctgtttatttcatggctgccaacagtgttTTTTAACCAGTGTGTTACGCTTGGCAAaaataagttgttttacaaagggagtaccatGTGTTGAAAGTAGGGGTgggggaatgcaccactcacttttTTCCCTGGGAACAGGGGACTTCACAcactttcacttgcataaaaaaAGAATGCCCCGCTTAAGCCCAAATGGggggtgcgggggtttcaaatgactggtgcataagaAGAATCATCCCTCCACAGTGAAATAGATGGCAAGTTCTTCAACTGTTTCTGCCCTGCGACACACTTcctaagtaaagaaaaaaaggggTTGTTCTTTTAAGCAAATTACTGAAGTATGAGTGAAAAAGGGTAAACGATCAGTGTTGCAGTAGATGTGATAGCAATCACCTAGGATTGATTCTAGGATCACATTGCCGTTATTGTAatgaaaattatcattatataattttataaattaaatcaaattcttcTTGTAGGTTTTTGAAAGCGATTCAAAAACCTGCAACATTGTTGCCCAAATTTTGTTGGTGTTGGTGCGTGTAACACTGAAAATTGCAACATACCGAAAAAGACTTACCAATGTGAAATTTATACGAAAACTCTTTCACGTGTAAAAGATATAAAATAACGTAAAAGGGCTTAAAAACACGTACAGTAACACCTGGTCCAGGTCCGTGTAGTATTAAAAAGTTTCAGTTCAGTCTTGTGGTCGTGCAAGAATCATGATAATTCCGTTTTAAGTGAGAATCCCCgtttacggtggcccacaagggacatgctgcaaattaaaaaggttgctgcaaatttataaaagttgctgcaattttataaatgttgctgcaaatttataaaagttgctgcaattttataaaattaatgttgttgcaaatttataaaGGCTGCTGCAAATCTATAAAAGCTcctgcaaattttttttaacaagttgctgcaacatttataaatttacagcaacttttataaatttgcagcaacatttataaatttacagcaacttttataaatttgcagcaacatttataaatttgcagcaacctttaattttgcagcatgtcccttgtgggccaccgtacccGTTAGCCTCGAAAACACATCCGAAATGTCTCTAGAAACAATGCAACGTGGAAGCAGTTTCGATGGTTAGAAACAGCTGCGCTACACAAAACGGAATGAACCAAGTTCAGCGAAAATAAAGCACAGAGCACGGCTGACAGAACAGGTGCCAAAAAATTTTACCGCGGGTCAGTTGCCTCTGTTCCATGCCCAGTGAATAGGACTTGAAGCTTGGTCACTTAGCCAAACGGTGCAAGCAAAATGGTGGGCATATTAAGTAAGATCGCACCTTCATATCAATGGTTTAACAACACTAAAACATCAGGGATCGTGGTTGCAGCTGTTGGGACAGGAATCCTTATATTATGGAGGAAAAAGCTGAACgatcttaaaagaaaaaggtagTGTCCGTAGTCCGCATTCTTTGGTAGGGTAAGATCAGTTGTTCAAAAGTTTACTTCTTGAATAATCTTGACATTTATGTCTTTCCTTGATTGCTGTGATAAACAATATACTTTTTTGCATGATATTTTACATTCTCTGAGTGAGCTTAATGATGACAATAAAGATAAGCGTTTTCCTGTCTATTGTAACAGAAAAGATGACCCAGACGATTTACATATCTCCCTGGTCGAGGTAACGTTAACGGAGTGCGTAAATATTGCGTAATGAACGATCTCACATCAACTGTGCGTGAAACTTGCC
This window of the Acropora muricata isolate sample 2 chromosome 14, ASM3666990v1, whole genome shotgun sequence genome carries:
- the LOC136898886 gene encoding uncharacterized protein isoform X2, with amino-acid sequence MKIFFLMIVTSIGVLAVFPDNSEGKDKPTPNWIKINQIPVCFHARGHKPGTFYYTGDGRLVGAMKLVYIDGSVGCEANPLYRSRWGCYHHPDNFKHPLNVVVTDSDNHVVYPSEKFFRNTGLWYSLPFTDAKYSKQLVFTDYANPFYLEKYSPIRIWYGEDLMQYNNGDNIGRVCVDVWAHLM
- the LOC136899103 gene encoding cilia- and flagella-associated protein 144-like: MASKGNTETNYVHQNAILCETIKKEQRNHQLYTNYSINPFKKMYTLTGKPNSLHDSADGEEDDTFLEVIKKSNETPVKKFQFPQTSSQEIGWNTKPLIDRLWKDRLEHPIVNAEITKFMDKTWMVKEQTEINQS